Proteins encoded in a region of the Brevefilum fermentans genome:
- a CDS encoding class I SAM-dependent methyltransferase: protein MLVTKRLPKRIDQKIKDYYCSENIRTEAMTAAFLQDAKVLNWGHVLDLGCGSGSALGSLKRNFKLTIGVDAHFGQLLLARKSLAEEINQGELHLICAHGESLPLKSACFDYIQSINVIEHLSDLPAVMSEVRRCLVDRGVFAGDSRNRYDIFAPEPHTGLRFLGFLPRALIPKFVNWRCDADYESTYLLSWCELKRSLRKVFAADEIEIHPPDIRAYGYQGRAAGLFNAIRNMMFIRELLLLFFVSHHVLITKKAALSQKDNQGVQDAEGA, encoded by the coding sequence GTGCTGGTTACCAAAAGATTGCCCAAACGCATTGACCAGAAGATTAAAGATTATTATTGTTCAGAAAACATACGCACCGAAGCAATGACGGCTGCATTTCTTCAGGATGCAAAGGTGCTAAATTGGGGGCATGTTCTGGATTTAGGTTGCGGCTCAGGTTCGGCATTGGGCAGCCTTAAGCGCAATTTTAAGCTTACGATAGGAGTTGATGCTCATTTTGGGCAGCTCCTCCTGGCAAGAAAAAGCCTGGCTGAAGAAATCAACCAGGGCGAACTTCATCTCATCTGTGCCCACGGCGAATCATTACCATTAAAAAGCGCTTGCTTTGATTACATCCAGTCGATCAACGTGATTGAACATCTTTCAGACCTGCCCGCAGTTATGAGCGAAGTCAGAAGATGCCTAGTTGACCGAGGCGTATTTGCCGGGGATTCCAGAAATCGTTACGATATTTTTGCACCCGAACCCCACACTGGATTAAGATTTTTAGGCTTTTTGCCGCGGGCGCTCATTCCAAAATTTGTCAATTGGCGTTGTGATGCCGATTATGAGAGCACATATTTGTTGTCCTGGTGCGAGCTGAAACGTTCCCTGCGCAAAGTTTTTGCTGCTGATGAGATCGAAATCCATCCCCCCGATATTCGAGCTTATGGATATCAGGGCAGGGCAGCAGGTTTATTCAATGCCATCCGCAACATGATGTTCATTCGAGAATTATTGTTATTGTTTTTTGTCTCTCACCACGTCCTCATAACAAAAAAGGCTGCCCTCTCTCAAAAAGACAACCAAGGTGTTCAGGATGCTGAAGGCGCATAA
- a CDS encoding glycosyltransferase, which translates to MVGPVTPYRGGIAHFTTLLAKKLIEAGHELQVISFKKQYPAWLYPGESDRDYSPGRERVDAEYLLTPLNPLSWHRAVKALADFQPQQVIIPWWVTIWGPAFRFLITRLKRRGIPAAMLIHNTLPHEKRAFDRWLARRALEKADRYIIMTEKEKGRLLGLLPEAGKIDIAPLPIDHSFKPTRLSREALRQQMDLPDNQVVILYFGIVRPYKGLGVLIDALKVIADQGNAAQLLIVGEFWEDKAKYLSQIQSLGLTDCVHVYDRYIPDDEVAGFFKAADLFVAPYIDGTQSAALKTALGFGLPVVVTDVITDVIIDSLPERCRVVRAGDAADLADGIMAQIKVSPQTQEQIQRMIAQSWTPMVSVVIGERS; encoded by the coding sequence ATGGTTGGTCCTGTCACGCCTTACCGCGGCGGGATCGCGCACTTCACCACCCTGCTGGCCAAGAAATTGATCGAAGCTGGGCACGAGCTGCAGGTGATTTCTTTTAAAAAGCAATACCCCGCCTGGCTCTATCCGGGTGAGAGCGATAGAGATTACAGCCCGGGGCGCGAACGTGTGGATGCGGAATACTTGTTAACTCCGCTGAATCCCCTATCCTGGCACAGGGCGGTGAAAGCCTTGGCGGACTTCCAACCCCAGCAGGTGATCATTCCCTGGTGGGTGACGATCTGGGGACCGGCATTTCGTTTTCTTATCACCCGCCTCAAACGTCGCGGCATCCCTGCAGCCATGCTGATCCACAACACCTTACCCCACGAAAAGCGTGCTTTTGACCGCTGGTTGGCACGCCGCGCACTGGAAAAGGCAGACCGTTATATTATTATGACCGAAAAAGAAAAAGGACGCCTATTGGGTTTATTGCCCGAGGCGGGAAAAATCGATATCGCCCCTTTGCCGATCGATCATTCCTTCAAACCCACACGTTTATCTCGAGAAGCCCTGCGACAGCAGATGGATTTGCCGGATAACCAGGTGGTAATCCTTTATTTTGGGATTGTGCGCCCTTATAAGGGCCTGGGTGTGTTGATCGATGCGCTAAAGGTGATTGCTGACCAAGGTAATGCCGCGCAGCTGTTGATCGTCGGTGAGTTTTGGGAGGATAAGGCGAAGTACCTGTCTCAGATCCAGAGTTTGGGATTAACCGACTGTGTTCATGTGTATGACCGGTACATACCGGATGATGAGGTCGCGGGTTTCTTTAAGGCGGCTGACCTGTTTGTCGCACCGTATATTGACGGCACACAAAGCGCTGCCCTGAAGACGGCGCTGGGGTTTGGCCTGCCGGTTGTGGTGACGGATGTGATCACGGACGTGATAATTGATAGCCTGCCGGAACGCTGCCGGGTGGTCCGAGCCGGGGATGCAGCTGACCTGGCTGATGGAATTATGGCGCAGATCAAAGTGTCGCCACAAACCCAGGAGCAAATTCAGCGTATGATTGCCCAATCCTGGACGCCGATGGTGTCTGTTGTAATCGGGGAGCGCTCATGA
- a CDS encoding ArnT family glycosyltransferase, translated as MILVSLFLCSLLIRRIGVKHGFPLLTHPDESVIIDRVVHMTLERTLNPGNFNRPNQILYLLNFLYLNILSFIRFGEHLGAAFPKYYLNFYAYARFLISIMGAMIPVIAYKIGNEFRNKFGLFAALVFTLFPSYVLHSLYITPDVPVTLFTLLVIYFTVRYLKRGEKISIFLATLFAAITTAEKYPGLLTMLIVWTGIILNHFQNPEPFKKIKWWSLVQEILKFSFLFIIALFIVAPFIFIEYQQVIEALLRESRTTHLGADNLGWGGNLYFYLRSFCSWTNLLSILFISSGIYALIKNREKSHIFLFYGAIYWIALSVLSLHWERWALPMYITPLFLTGMGMNFLWEFRKKNVIVKYLVPLCIVVFLIAQFIVTLHIPTMMRFTDTRLIALNYAEQRGITPENSLYEGYSPFLPGHPIEISKDELENNNQYDYVILSSYMYDRFFAEPERYADWITFYNSIRENNRLIFEVEPTPPAKNLLERSDDILFYVKKCLKLDVEDRFGGPTIQIFELVR; from the coding sequence ATGATATTGGTATCGCTGTTTTTATGTTCATTGCTAATCAGACGAATTGGTGTCAAACATGGTTTCCCATTGTTAACTCATCCCGATGAATCAGTAATTATCGACCGTGTTGTCCATATGACCTTGGAAAGGACGTTAAATCCCGGAAATTTTAACCGTCCCAACCAGATTTTATACCTGCTGAATTTTCTTTATTTAAATATTTTGAGCTTTATCCGCTTTGGAGAACATTTGGGCGCCGCCTTTCCAAAGTATTATTTAAATTTCTATGCCTATGCGCGCTTTCTGATTTCCATAATGGGGGCAATGATTCCGGTCATCGCATATAAAATTGGGAACGAATTTCGCAATAAATTTGGATTATTCGCAGCACTTGTTTTTACTCTGTTCCCATCATATGTTTTACACTCCCTTTATATTACGCCGGACGTGCCGGTCACCCTGTTTACCCTGTTGGTGATCTACTTTACTGTACGCTATCTGAAGCGAGGCGAAAAAATTTCAATCTTTTTAGCCACCCTGTTTGCGGCAATTACGACAGCGGAAAAATATCCTGGACTGCTTACGATGCTAATTGTGTGGACCGGGATCATCCTTAACCATTTTCAAAATCCTGAACCCTTTAAAAAAATTAAATGGTGGTCTTTAGTCCAGGAGATATTGAAATTTTCTTTTCTTTTCATCATCGCATTATTCATCGTGGCGCCTTTTATTTTTATTGAATATCAACAGGTCATAGAAGCTTTGTTGCGCGAGTCCCGAACCACCCATCTCGGCGCAGATAATTTGGGCTGGGGCGGCAACCTGTATTTTTACCTGCGCTCATTTTGTTCATGGACCAATCTATTATCCATCCTTTTTATTAGCAGCGGTATATATGCCCTGATTAAAAACAGGGAAAAATCTCACATCTTTCTTTTTTATGGAGCGATTTATTGGATTGCGCTCAGCGTTCTTTCTCTGCACTGGGAACGATGGGCTTTACCCATGTACATTACGCCCCTGTTCCTCACAGGAATGGGTATGAATTTCCTTTGGGAATTTCGCAAGAAAAATGTGATTGTGAAGTACCTGGTGCCCCTCTGTATTGTGGTATTCCTGATTGCACAATTTATTGTCACTTTACACATTCCAACCATGATGAGGTTTACAGACACCCGATTAATTGCTTTGAATTACGCTGAGCAAAGGGGCATTACACCCGAGAACAGTCTCTATGAAGGCTATTCCCCCTTCTTGCCCGGCCACCCAATTGAGATCTCAAAAGACGAGCTCGAAAACAACAATCAATATGATTACGTTATTCTCTCTTCATATATGTACGATCGGTTTTTTGCCGAACCGGAACGCTATGCAGATTGGATTACTTTTTACAACAGCATCAGGGAAAATAATCGTTTGATCTTCGAAGTTGAACCAACACCCCCGGCAAAAAATTTGCTGGAAAGATCCGATGACATCCTTTTTTATGTGAAAAAATGTTTAAAGCTGGACGTTGAAGACCGATTCGGGGGTCCGACGATTCAGATCTTTGAATTGGTCCGATGA
- a CDS encoding DUF6541 family protein, translating to MSILACVCLLLPGMVWWAWLGERQEDPILSFVQAVGISLAMIPLLALAGFVTGLRFSIALIVILLLACLLLVVDGLIRHGFWLPRRYRLHLVIGLAVFGSVLAWRLYQARDLLLPNWVDSQHHFLIIKTILESGGVPQDLMPYLPMPFYYHFGNHAVTALFTALSNLPIGQAMLILGQVLNAAVGLSVYALGKTLWRNWRPALAAALLVSFATRMPAYYLSWGRYTLLTGLVLLPLAMGQAINLVRGKQRWVSALSMALLTAGLLLTHYFAALLLAVFIVLLALGTLLLSLRHLPKVWVGASAALNSALAGVLLAAPWLWRVAQYSLSNPGIDARWPESIETIFTGGNVDYIWKLLGPTSNHWLLLPAGLGLLFALCKRHTLSFGLWSLTLALMALPWGLTLSPFRSDHFAIVLFIPITLLAGGLFWWCTRQAGRLLKQRWVGTLLLVLLVLGWCAWGISDAQDVANPTTVLVTEADMAALDWITENTPPEARFFINTTYWQEGVYRGVDGGGWLLPYTGRWSLVPTIFYGFSPDKDWIGEVRSWGEAASQVSTCSDDFWNLVGEAGLNWVYLRKGVGNLQPEGLEACPGVEEVYEDGGVYIYKLPIE from the coding sequence GTGAGCATCCTGGCGTGTGTTTGCTTGCTTTTGCCCGGAATGGTCTGGTGGGCCTGGCTGGGTGAGCGGCAAGAGGACCCGATTCTCAGCTTTGTCCAGGCTGTGGGCATCAGCCTGGCGATGATCCCCCTGCTGGCGTTGGCAGGTTTTGTGACCGGCCTGCGGTTTTCAATTGCCCTGATCGTTATCTTATTGCTTGCTTGCCTGCTCCTGGTGGTGGACGGGCTGATCCGGCATGGCTTTTGGTTACCGCGCCGCTACCGTCTCCACCTGGTGATTGGGCTGGCTGTGTTCGGCTCGGTCCTTGCCTGGCGGTTGTACCAGGCGCGGGACCTGCTGCTGCCGAACTGGGTCGACTCACAGCATCATTTTTTAATCATCAAAACGATCCTTGAAAGTGGCGGGGTGCCTCAGGACCTCATGCCTTACCTGCCGATGCCTTTTTACTACCATTTTGGCAACCATGCCGTGACCGCACTGTTCACCGCCCTCAGCAACCTGCCCATCGGGCAGGCGATGCTCATCCTGGGTCAGGTGCTGAATGCTGCGGTCGGATTATCCGTGTACGCCCTGGGAAAAACCCTGTGGCGTAACTGGCGTCCAGCCCTGGCTGCGGCGCTGCTGGTAAGTTTCGCCACCCGTATGCCAGCTTATTACCTCAGTTGGGGGCGCTATACGCTCCTGACCGGGTTGGTCCTGCTGCCGCTGGCAATGGGGCAAGCCATCAACCTGGTGCGCGGAAAACAACGCTGGGTCAGTGCGCTGTCCATGGCCCTCCTGACGGCAGGTCTGCTGCTGACCCATTATTTTGCTGCCCTGCTGCTGGCTGTGTTTATCGTCCTGCTGGCGCTGGGAACCCTGCTGCTCAGTCTGCGGCATTTACCAAAGGTGTGGGTCGGCGCATCCGCAGCGCTGAACAGCGCCCTGGCTGGTGTACTACTGGCTGCGCCCTGGTTGTGGCGTGTAGCGCAGTATTCTCTCAGCAACCCGGGAATTGATGCCCGGTGGCCCGAAAGCATCGAGACAATCTTTACCGGCGGCAATGTGGATTACATCTGGAAGCTTTTGGGACCCACCAGCAATCATTGGTTGTTGCTGCCGGCTGGACTGGGTTTGCTATTTGCTTTGTGCAAACGCCATACGCTGAGTTTCGGGTTGTGGAGCCTGACACTGGCGTTGATGGCGCTACCCTGGGGGTTGACGCTGAGCCCCTTCAGGTCGGATCACTTTGCGATTGTGCTGTTCATCCCGATCACGCTGCTGGCAGGGGGGTTGTTCTGGTGGTGCACACGCCAGGCAGGACGGCTGCTGAAGCAGCGCTGGGTGGGTACGCTCCTGCTGGTGCTGCTGGTTCTGGGTTGGTGTGCGTGGGGAATTTCGGACGCGCAGGATGTGGCTAATCCCACGACCGTCCTGGTTACTGAAGCGGACATGGCTGCCCTGGATTGGATCACAGAAAACACACCGCCTGAGGCGCGCTTTTTTATCAACACCACCTATTGGCAGGAAGGTGTTTACCGTGGCGTGGATGGTGGCGGCTGGCTGCTACCGTATACGGGGCGCTGGTCGCTGGTTCCCACGATCTTCTATGGCTTTTCACCGGATAAAGACTGGATAGGAGAAGTGCGTAGCTGGGGAGAAGCTGCCAGCCAGGTGAGCACCTGCTCGGATGACTTTTGGAACCTGGTTGGGGAAGCCGGGCTGAATTGGGTTTACTTGCGAAAAGGGGTTGGGAACCTGCAGCCCGAAGGTCTGGAGGCGTGCCCGGGCGTGGAGGAGGTGTATGAGGATGGAGGGGTCTATATATACAAACTTCCCATTGAGTGA
- the folK gene encoding 2-amino-4-hydroxy-6-hydroxymethyldihydropteridine diphosphokinase codes for MRKPQPVYIALGTNIGDRALNLQTAKNWLSRKAIITRESSVYITPPWGYTNQPDFFNQVIEVNTRLGPRSLLRFLQRIERKMGRVKLILNGPRVIDLDILFYGDRMITSPNLQIPHPRMVGRAFVLVPLNEIAPDLVHPALGISVQQMLTDVDTEGVIRL; via the coding sequence ATGCGAAAACCACAACCGGTGTATATTGCCCTGGGCACCAATATCGGCGACCGTGCTTTGAATCTTCAAACCGCAAAAAACTGGTTAAGCCGTAAAGCCATCATCACGCGAGAATCATCGGTGTACATAACCCCGCCCTGGGGATATACAAATCAACCCGACTTCTTCAACCAGGTAATTGAGGTCAACACGCGCCTGGGACCCCGTTCTCTTCTGCGCTTCTTACAGCGCATCGAGCGGAAAATGGGGCGCGTGAAACTGATCCTGAACGGTCCGCGGGTGATTGACCTGGATATTTTGTTTTATGGTGACCGGATGATAACAAGCCCAAATTTGCAAATCCCTCATCCGCGCATGGTCGGGCGAGCCTTTGTGCTGGTGCCGCTCAACGAAATTGCCCCCGATCTGGTCCACCCTGCCCTGGGAATCAGCGTTCAGCAGATGTTGACCGATGTCGATACTGAGGGGGTGATACGCCTGTGA
- a CDS encoding homoserine dehydrogenase, with the protein MPKVHRLCLVGFGNVGRSFARLLLDKAEELSSRYGVTALVTGIITGSHGAAINPEGLDLQAALELAVTGQTLTRLSAVDTPTESRTFISACPADFMFETTPVNPHTGQPALDHIRKALKAGMHVVTANKGPVVHGYQALTSLAEQQGVRFLFESAVMDGAPIFSLFRQPLLGANLLGFEGILNSCTNLLLGMMEAGASLEEALEYGRSIGITETDPSNDVDGWDAAIKVAALVTVLMGIPLTPQAVDRTGIRGITPQMVAEAKSAGERWKLVCSAQTSPDGLVARVAPQRVSPESPLYSVTGTSSFCEFKLDVLPGLGILEIDPGPETTAYGLLADFLNILEA; encoded by the coding sequence ATGCCCAAGGTTCACCGTTTATGCCTGGTCGGATTTGGCAATGTTGGCAGGTCTTTTGCCCGCCTGCTGCTCGATAAAGCCGAGGAGTTGTCTTCAAGGTACGGAGTGACCGCCCTGGTCACAGGGATTATTACCGGGTCTCACGGTGCAGCCATCAACCCGGAGGGTCTTGACCTGCAAGCCGCCCTTGAGCTGGCTGTGACGGGGCAGACATTGACCCGCTTGAGTGCTGTTGATACGCCCACTGAATCCCGGACCTTTATCAGCGCCTGCCCGGCGGATTTTATGTTCGAAACCACACCGGTCAACCCTCACACCGGGCAGCCTGCCCTGGACCACATCAGAAAAGCGCTAAAAGCGGGCATGCACGTGGTCACAGCCAATAAGGGTCCGGTCGTGCACGGCTATCAAGCGCTGACCTCACTGGCGGAACAACAGGGCGTGCGTTTCCTGTTTGAATCAGCCGTCATGGACGGCGCACCGATCTTTAGCCTGTTTCGCCAGCCATTGTTGGGTGCAAACCTGCTAGGGTTTGAGGGCATCCTTAATTCCTGCACCAACCTTTTGCTCGGTATGATGGAGGCAGGCGCGTCCCTGGAAGAAGCCCTGGAATACGGCCGCTCGATCGGCATCACGGAAACCGATCCCAGCAATGACGTGGATGGCTGGGATGCCGCTATTAAGGTTGCCGCACTGGTGACCGTATTGATGGGGATTCCCCTCACCCCCCAGGCGGTCGACCGCACCGGCATCCGTGGCATCACACCGCAAATGGTGGCAGAGGCTAAATCAGCCGGCGAACGCTGGAAACTGGTTTGTTCTGCGCAAACCAGCCCGGATGGCCTGGTGGCGCGGGTGGCTCCGCAGCGGGTGAGCCCCGAATCCCCCCTGTACAGCGTCACTGGCACCAGTTCTTTTTGCGAGTTCAAGTTAGATGTGCTGCCAGGGTTGGGCATCCTGGAGATTGATCCCGGGCCTGAAACCACCGCCTATGGCCTGCTGGCGGACTTCCTGAATATCCTTGAGGCCTAA
- a CDS encoding DUF5666 domain-containing protein — translation MHKKNNDHPMTDAELEGLLAEIGQVPQRNPDNADRTKARYLIAAGRCLQAMTTEQTTKTRRKKEFKEMQPFFKKFSLAFTLAAVLLVFLLGGLGVTAVAASSALPGDPLYGVKTGWERTRLQLTRQDFKKVELNLAYAQNRLDEIEALITAERLDDLEAPVQAYETCILEALAGLEGIRSNSLAADSQLGRAIRASLGKYTADLETLSNRVQTQRRERLEEATLFSKSAGAYHGKIEFVGTVDAIDPNLWVVSGLEVIITASTKVEMGIDVGQQVEVKGWVDALGSIYARKIEHDGDGRAFNLNGKGEFLGIVNEIQPDYWVVNGIRFEVSATARIEPGIEVGDFVEVEFVRNNRDEYILREVEFALDDDEYYGTVDEIHTEYWVIDGLRFELLPKSKIEKGIKVGDFVEVEFVRNASGENYLLEVEFADSEIIGVVEEIHTDYWIVNGIRFEVLPNSKIEKGIKVGDFVEVEFGRNQAGEYILLEVEFDDSEIYGVVDEIHTDYWIVNGIRFEVRPNSKIEEGIKVGDFVEVEFGRNQAGEYILLEVEHEDDYNSSDAGYGYGHHGGDGDEMVGFVDEIHSDYWVINGIRFNLLPKSEIERGIKVGDFVEVEFFKNCAGEYFLLEVEHED, via the coding sequence ATGCATAAAAAAAACAACGACCACCCGATGACCGATGCCGAGCTGGAAGGCTTGCTGGCTGAAATCGGCCAGGTGCCACAGCGCAATCCGGATAACGCCGACCGGACGAAAGCCCGGTATTTAATCGCTGCGGGAAGGTGCCTGCAAGCCATGACAACCGAACAAACAACAAAAACGAGACGAAAAAAGGAGTTCAAAGAAATGCAACCTTTCTTTAAAAAATTTTCACTGGCTTTTACACTGGCCGCTGTTTTACTGGTCTTCCTGCTGGGCGGGTTGGGAGTCACCGCGGTGGCGGCTTCGAGCGCGCTGCCCGGCGATCCATTGTACGGGGTTAAAACCGGGTGGGAGCGAACCCGACTTCAACTGACCCGGCAGGATTTCAAAAAGGTAGAGCTCAACCTGGCTTACGCCCAAAACCGACTGGATGAAATTGAAGCGTTAATCACGGCAGAACGCCTGGACGATTTAGAAGCCCCCGTGCAGGCTTATGAAACCTGCATCTTAGAAGCGCTGGCCGGGCTGGAAGGCATTCGCAGCAACAGCCTGGCAGCCGATTCCCAGTTGGGTCGTGCCATCAGGGCTTCCCTGGGGAAATACACCGCTGACCTGGAGACTCTCTCTAACCGTGTGCAGACCCAACGAAGGGAGCGGCTCGAAGAAGCGACCCTGTTTTCAAAATCAGCCGGCGCCTACCATGGGAAGATTGAATTTGTCGGCACGGTTGACGCAATCGACCCGAATCTGTGGGTCGTTTCCGGGCTTGAGGTGATCATCACCGCGTCAACGAAAGTTGAAATGGGGATTGATGTTGGTCAACAGGTGGAAGTGAAAGGTTGGGTGGACGCCCTGGGCAGCATTTACGCCCGGAAGATTGAACACGATGGCGATGGGCGGGCTTTCAACCTGAACGGGAAGGGCGAATTTTTGGGCATCGTCAACGAAATTCAACCCGATTACTGGGTGGTCAACGGAATTCGTTTCGAAGTCTCAGCCACGGCCAGGATCGAACCCGGCATCGAGGTGGGCGATTTCGTTGAGGTGGAATTTGTGCGCAATAACAGGGATGAATATATCTTGCGAGAGGTCGAATTCGCGTTAGATGATGACGAGTATTACGGCACCGTCGATGAAATTCACACCGAATACTGGGTGATTGACGGTCTGCGCTTCGAGCTTTTGCCGAAATCGAAGATTGAAAAGGGCATCAAAGTCGGCGACTTTGTCGAGGTAGAATTTGTGCGCAACGCATCTGGCGAAAACTATTTGCTGGAGGTTGAGTTTGCCGATAGCGAAATCATCGGCGTGGTTGAGGAAATCCACACCGATTACTGGATCGTCAACGGCATCCGTTTTGAAGTGCTGCCAAATTCGAAGATTGAAAAGGGCATCAAGGTCGGCGACTTTGTCGAGGTGGAATTTGGGCGCAACCAGGCTGGTGAGTACATCCTGCTGGAGGTTGAATTTGACGACAGCGAAATCTACGGCGTGGTTGACGAAATCCACACCGATTACTGGATCGTCAACGGCATCCGTTTTGAAGTGCGGCCAAATTCGAAGATTGAAGAGGGCATCAAAGTCGGCGACTTTGTTGAGGTGGAGTTTGGGCGCAATCAGGCTGGCGAATACATCCTGCTGGAGGTTGAACACGAAGATGATTACAACAGTTCTGATGCTGGCTACGGCTATGGCCATCACGGCGGCGATGGTGATGAAATGGTTGGCTTTGTGGACGAAATCCATTCCGATTATTGGGTGATTAATGGCATTCGCTTTAACCTCCTGCCGAAATCTGAAATCGAGCGGGGGATTAAGGTTGGTGACTTTGTCGAGGTTGAATTCTTCAAAAACTGTGCCGGGGAATACTTCTTGCTGGAGGTTGAACACGAAGATTGA
- a CDS encoding RNA polymerase sigma factor, translating to MDVQSQAPHIFDEETLIALYDDHSDSIYRYAFRSLGEANLAEDCVADVFTRFLERVATGKPLTGNIRAYLYRVAHNWVVDHYRQEKPQADLEAQPLPAHNANPENRLFEKENQARLRQALLALPEDQRLVIELRVMEKWPYEAVADVLGKSVEASRALQYRALKKLRKSFSPQWM from the coding sequence ATGGATGTTCAAAGCCAGGCACCCCATATTTTTGATGAGGAAACTTTGATTGCTTTATACGATGATCACAGCGATTCAATCTATCGGTACGCCTTCCGCTCTTTAGGCGAAGCAAACCTGGCGGAAGATTGCGTCGCTGATGTGTTCACCCGCTTTTTGGAGCGGGTGGCCACGGGTAAGCCGCTGACCGGCAATATCAGGGCGTACCTTTACCGGGTTGCACACAACTGGGTTGTGGATCATTACCGCCAGGAAAAACCACAAGCCGACCTGGAAGCCCAGCCCCTGCCGGCGCACAATGCGAACCCAGAAAATCGCCTCTTTGAAAAGGAAAACCAGGCTCGCCTGCGTCAAGCGCTGCTGGCATTGCCGGAAGATCAGCGGTTGGTGATTGAGCTGCGGGTGATGGAAAAATGGCCCTACGAAGCGGTAGCCGATGTTTTGGGTAAATCGGTTGAAGCCAGCCGGGCTTTGCAATATCGCGCCCTTAAAAAATTACGAAAATCCTTTAGCCCACAATGGATGTGA